The Methanocaldococcus infernus ME region AATAACAATATAATTATTATAAATATTGGTGAACTCTCAAAGATTGTCAGAGACTTAGAGAAGTTTAGGGAAGATTTTTTACCATTCTTCCAAAAGCTTGAAACCTTTTCTAAGGAGTTCAATAAGTTGGTTGAGAACCTAAAATATATCTCAGATATTAGCAATTCTATAGGAGAGGTTGCTAAGCATACTAACTTAGTGGCTCTAAATGCCTCTATTGAGGCTGAGAGGGCTAAGGAATATGGGAGAGGTTTTGCTGTTGTAGCTGATGAGATAAGAAGAATGGCTGTAAAAACTATGGAGCTAACAAAGAGGATAAATAAGTTTAACTCTGAAATTCTTCAAAACTTGGAAACCTTAGCTGATGTCCTTGAAATTATTGATAAGATTAAAGAGGGAACAGAGGTTCTTAGCCAAGATATTGATAAAATTATTAATATTAGTAAAACCTTAGATGAGATCTCAAAAGAGCAGGAAATTATTGTTCATGACATTAAAGGATTAAAAGGATTGTCCTTAGCTTTAGAAGAGCTTAATAAGATGCAGTCAAAATTTAATAAAGAGCTTGGTACCCTCTTAATTGATCTAACATCACAGTTAGAAGAAAAAAAGAAATAATTTTAATCTAAATTTAAGAGATTCTTTAGAAACTCT contains the following coding sequences:
- a CDS encoding methyl-accepting chemotaxis protein; protein product: MKKNYIIIEKASNVLSDAVRLEAGNKETSKIISELAEEISGKFLENNNIIIINIGELSKIVRDLEKFREDFLPFFQKLETFSKEFNKLVENLKYISDISNSIGEVAKHTNLVALNASIEAERAKEYGRGFAVVADEIRRMAVKTMELTKRINKFNSEILQNLETLADVLEIIDKIKEGTEVLSQDIDKIINISKTLDEISKEQEIIVHDIKGLKGLSLALEELNKMQSKFNKELGTLLIDLTSQLEEKKK